One window of Pseudacidobacterium ailaaui genomic DNA carries:
- a CDS encoding DUF6982 domain-containing protein, with the protein MVHLEGGQIVKGFLPVEDPKDLQSVLERPRQNFQETITVFSSEDRSPVQVDLSSIKAMFFVNSFTGNSERNNLRYYIHGPEVGAIWVEVQFKDDEIMEGTVHNSIHHLIADGFFLHPSDPGSNNRLVYIPKSAIKDYRVLGVRTLANG; encoded by the coding sequence GTGGTCCATCTAGAAGGTGGGCAGATTGTAAAAGGTTTCCTGCCTGTCGAAGATCCGAAAGACCTGCAATCTGTACTGGAAAGGCCTCGGCAGAATTTTCAGGAAACGATCACTGTTTTTTCTTCAGAAGACAGAAGCCCCGTGCAGGTAGACCTTTCTAGCATCAAGGCCATGTTTTTTGTGAATTCCTTCACGGGAAACAGCGAGCGTAACAATTTGCGCTACTATATTCACGGTCCAGAGGTCGGGGCCATCTGGGTGGAAGTCCAATTCAAGGATGATGAGATTATGGAGGGCACAGTACACAACTCCATCCATCATTTAATTGCAGATGGGTTCTTTCTGCATCCATCGGATCCTGGCAGCAACAACAGGCTTGTCTATATTCCGAAAAGCGCGATCAAGGATTATCGCGTTCTGGGCGTTCGTACATTGGCAAACGGATAA
- a CDS encoding sigma-54-dependent transcriptional regulator, whose protein sequence is MATVQALPPANPGFHSGLNSGLNGAQIFLVDQPGVLEHLRSLLAGEACRVTGASRSEEALAKLKSGPRPDAILIDAHLQGQDGLAFLSMVREIYPSVPCVIMSCSYDPRLIVDAMRRGALDVILKPLFKNDVVETLRRCVQIVDCSLENQAREVPLADGNSFVFASERMRTVFSQCTTIARVDLPVLILGESGTGKEVLAQFIHKMSPAAHRTFLKVNCAAMPADLLESELFGYEQGAFTGAVKAKPGKFELCNNGTIFLDEIGEMPPALQAKLLHVLQDGSFSRLGGRTTIKVNVRVVAATNIDMKVAIAERRFREDLFYRLNGFSLHLPPLRERREEIPILIRHFVRKLSDKYGQKSLTLSDEMLRACKSYPWPGNLRELENFVKRLLVLGDEQMMMAELRGDRRSFPSANQSADTTAMSLKKLVRRVKADAEAEAIVAALDRNNWSRRQAAAELKISYKALLYKIRDYGLSEPQSIRA, encoded by the coding sequence ATGGCAACCGTACAAGCTCTGCCGCCTGCCAATCCAGGTTTTCATTCTGGCCTTAACTCTGGACTCAATGGCGCCCAGATATTTCTGGTCGATCAGCCAGGAGTATTGGAACATCTACGCTCACTTCTTGCCGGCGAAGCCTGCCGGGTCACCGGAGCTTCCCGAAGCGAGGAAGCATTGGCAAAACTCAAGAGCGGTCCTCGACCGGACGCGATTCTTATTGACGCGCACTTGCAAGGGCAAGATGGGCTTGCTTTTTTATCAATGGTGCGCGAGATCTATCCGAGCGTTCCCTGTGTCATTATGTCGTGCTCTTATGACCCGCGCCTAATTGTTGATGCCATGCGACGCGGGGCACTCGACGTCATTCTGAAGCCACTGTTCAAGAACGATGTGGTCGAAACGCTCCGTCGCTGTGTTCAAATCGTGGATTGCTCTCTGGAAAACCAGGCGCGCGAGGTCCCCCTGGCTGACGGTAATTCTTTTGTATTTGCCAGCGAGCGCATGAGGACGGTGTTTTCTCAATGCACAACCATTGCTCGCGTGGATCTGCCAGTGCTCATTTTGGGAGAGAGCGGTACGGGCAAAGAAGTTTTGGCCCAGTTTATTCATAAGATGTCACCCGCGGCCCATCGAACCTTTCTCAAGGTCAACTGCGCCGCAATGCCAGCAGACCTTCTGGAAAGCGAGTTGTTCGGCTATGAGCAGGGTGCATTTACGGGCGCTGTAAAAGCGAAGCCAGGAAAATTTGAACTTTGCAACAACGGCACTATTTTTCTTGATGAAATTGGTGAAATGCCTCCTGCGCTTCAGGCCAAGCTTTTGCATGTATTGCAGGACGGCAGCTTTTCCCGGTTAGGCGGGCGCACCACAATCAAAGTCAACGTGCGAGTGGTAGCGGCCACAAATATTGATATGAAGGTGGCCATTGCGGAACGCCGCTTCCGGGAAGATCTTTTCTATCGGTTGAACGGTTTTTCTCTTCACTTGCCACCCTTGCGCGAGCGGAGAGAAGAAATTCCCATCCTGATTCGCCACTTTGTACGCAAGCTGTCGGACAAGTATGGACAAAAGTCTTTGACGCTTTCCGATGAAATGCTGCGTGCCTGTAAGAGTTATCCCTGGCCTGGAAACCTGCGGGAATTGGAAAACTTTGTTAAGCGCCTTCTTGTCTTGGGCGATGAGCAGATGATGATGGCCGAATTGCGCGGAGATCGCAGGTCTTTCCCTAGTGCAAATCAGAGTGCTGATACAACTGCGATGAGCCTGAAAAAGCTCGTACGCCGTGTGAAGGCCGATGCAGAAGCCGAAGCCATCGTGGCGGCCCTCGATCGCAACAACTGGAGCAGACGCCAGGCGGCAGCAGAATTGAAGATCAGTTACAAAGCGCTCTTGTATAAGATCCGGGACTATGGTCTCTCTGAACCTCAATCCATAAGGGCATAA
- a CDS encoding sigma 54-interacting transcriptional regulator, producing MHLELDTISLLSAEWKLPPPDVIFGESAVMKALRSKLVRIAETNIPVLIRGESGTGKEVIARLLHMISPGKPGAFVKINCPAISATLLESDFPGNVRGTWPGVLSSSSENSEDSPPGTLFLDEIGDLDTDLQARLLELLQDGSVCRTGERAEKQFPTRIISASNHNLEEDVVAGTFREDLLYRLDGVTISLPPLRERKEDIPRMIDFLMAHHGEALNCAARPLSSSAMQAMMDYPWYGNIRELENVVRRYIIFGQEDAILDDLTRGNAPFFAAAPSFDADFSLKRITRQTVQELERKLILQVLAANNWNRKKAARILKISYRSLMYKIREMNVPPLRARDTQQADPA from the coding sequence ATGCACCTGGAACTCGATACGATCTCCTTACTCTCGGCCGAATGGAAGCTACCGCCACCAGACGTCATTTTTGGCGAGAGTGCCGTGATGAAAGCACTGCGGAGCAAGCTGGTGCGCATTGCTGAAACAAATATCCCCGTACTGATTCGTGGAGAGAGCGGAACTGGCAAAGAAGTAATCGCGCGTCTTTTACATATGATTTCTCCAGGGAAGCCAGGGGCCTTTGTAAAAATAAACTGCCCAGCAATTTCCGCCACACTGCTCGAAAGCGACTTCCCAGGCAATGTGCGTGGCACCTGGCCCGGTGTTCTTTCCAGTTCATCTGAAAACTCAGAAGATTCTCCACCCGGGACTTTGTTTCTCGATGAAATCGGAGATCTGGATACTGATTTACAAGCCAGATTGCTTGAACTACTCCAGGATGGGAGTGTTTGCCGTACCGGAGAAAGGGCGGAAAAGCAGTTCCCTACCCGTATTATCTCCGCATCGAACCACAACCTGGAAGAAGATGTTGTCGCCGGAACATTTCGCGAGGACCTTCTGTACCGGTTGGATGGCGTCACAATCTCACTACCACCTCTACGCGAGCGTAAAGAAGATATTCCGCGGATGATCGATTTTCTTATGGCGCATCATGGCGAGGCACTCAATTGTGCAGCCCGACCTCTGTCATCTTCTGCAATGCAGGCAATGATGGACTACCCCTGGTATGGAAACATTCGCGAGCTAGAAAATGTGGTCCGCAGGTACATCATCTTCGGACAGGAAGATGCCATTCTGGATGATCTGACCCGGGGAAATGCTCCGTTCTTTGCCGCAGCTCCATCTTTTGATGCTGACTTTTCGCTAAAGCGGATTACCCGGCAGACCGTACAGGAATTAGAGCGAAAACTTATCCTTCAAGTATTGGCAGCTAATAACTGGAACCGCAAAAAAGCTGCACGCATACTCAAAATCAGTTATCGATCACTCATGTATAAAATCCGAGAAATGAACGTTCCGCCTTTGCGTGCAAGAGATACACAGCAGGCAGATCCTGCATAA
- a CDS encoding DUF2341 domain-containing protein, giving the protein MKRNLIFAIALCIVVLRPAHAQNAAWMDPAWLYRNPVTINNSSGNVLSQFQVNINLGSETNFSAAKSDGSDLRVTASDGVTQLPFWIESWNAASSKASIWVKVPNLPTTGTTLFIYYGNPNAATASNGNNVFEFFDDFETPYGTQTGYFAQSSPTTVMVQDQTWEANPPHTLSVVQANQNGYTYSGYYGTYQCDGIGIAYSNDLTHWTKYTGNPLISGGRWPTVQLVNGVYYMLYEKNFCTSSSYIELATSTDGLHFTDVKPIVKAQSGLRNQNPNLFFNPNDNLWYLYYYHGDDSSNFNIYVRSASSITALDTAATSTVLSSKAKMAAPSMFYYNGKYYLSTEGTDPTQQWVTNVYSSSSPKSGFTLVPGNPVLANGGACMFQQAFGSTLYNYNCQQTNGVWTLQLRTASLSAGPQAFGTFNPSKWKVSGGGVWAIVPATQPDGTQGHVAQAQTSSRQVLVTSNYSAGDYVVQASGREILGDVWGVGVHATAWSNLYSVNLYGDMNGGYNLYSYGWFNNTSDIANMQVLQLQAGNIQPNTWYKIVTKVHQGTIEVDTNGQSAQGSSSTLATGGVALYAEAGSNAEWDNLLVRKYAVVDPTASVGQATQAGISSLTVSPSSVLGGATSQGTVTLAIAAPAGGAVVSLSSTSSSASVPASVTVPAGATSASFQITTTSVATTTSATISATYGSSGQTATLSINPYLSSVSISPSTVQGGSPSQGTVTLYAPAPSGGATITLSSGNSVASVPASIMIPAGQTSGVFPINTSAVNTTTAAQITASYSGASVSSTLTIQPPLSSFVIAPSSILAGATTQGTITLGSPAPSTGATVSLSSNNAAASVPAAVTVPAGASSANFTISGGPTAVSVLATITASYMGSTQTASITVLPVLASLSLSQNNIFGGNTTQGTVTLNGAAPSGGTVVNLSSDNSAASVPATVAIAAGATSATFTVTTTTVSANTTANIIASSLGSSSTASLTIAPASGNWFSPSWQYRSAVTITNSNGSTLSNFQVKVQLGSNFDFTKAAANGADIRFTASDGLTAIPFWIESWNSTSAVLWVNVPSIPTTGTTIFMYYGNPSATTASNGPATFLFFDDFSEGNINSSNWTASGGTWSVVSDTNENGVMSSVAQGITTNRQILYSTYSGTNYVADVFGKQTAGRVWGLGVRATNGSNLYSINLYDDLNGGTNLYAYSWVNNSGGNATATLGGGNAGTITANTWNRLTAKVHGNVIDILANNVPVVSVTDSSNALPSGGIALYGETGSTAEFENVLVRQYAATEPATSVGPITTQGGGTIGGGGGNARVYRICLTQAEVNGGAASPATCTLPSGVTVPAGHGVVVFVSFPSTTTIATNAVSDTEGNTYTYLTTQQDEGTADTIWAWSSVLKNPLNAGDIITLVPPQFWGAWNLYVYDIGPVTATDTYAADPLYYNTSWTLGPTSATTGTKDVCIGAAGVNQVPTPPISDFSVTNNFTLLDVTNFHNPQSANYPGKNLVTMWGEVPSGTQASTTLTSTIGPDTGAAILGCWIEASTTQQSQTQAKLQLQPSAVNFPATVIGNTTPTQTVTVANVGNSSATLQSSTVSGDFTISGNTCGTSVAPSASCTVAVAFAPKLSGTRTGTLSIQDAEGSHLVALSGNGLTQATADLSASMLTFPSPVIVGNKSTSQVLTLTNNGDASLEQVTVSLSGDFTMDNGCAPQLAGHTSCPVSVTFVPTHSGVEEGVLQVSTVFGAQEVRLSGTGLSPPLLSLSSTLSGFGGQGINTTSSPQQITLVNNGGAPVTALSFTISGDFAVASNTCPAGSSLAVSSSCILGITFTPTQTGSRTGMLTVSGTNLASSLVVPLQGTGVDFLLAVIGQSSQILTSGQAANYQLQFTFVGASNDKPSFTCSGLPKNTICTVQQLGSAAASANGQTFNAVVSIGPQSTARSFETTAFSLAVFLPFLTGLKRRRYLMRTMLFCLVSGILLASLACGIQPGSFTAPAGLQAGTYTVQIHATLDGLTKSVPVTLIVR; this is encoded by the coding sequence ATGAAGAGAAACCTGATATTCGCAATCGCACTTTGTATCGTCGTTCTGCGCCCGGCGCACGCCCAGAACGCAGCCTGGATGGATCCTGCCTGGTTGTACCGTAACCCAGTCACCATCAATAACTCCAGCGGGAACGTACTTTCACAATTTCAGGTCAACATCAACCTGGGCAGCGAGACGAATTTTTCAGCGGCGAAAAGCGACGGCTCTGATCTTCGAGTGACTGCAAGCGATGGCGTGACGCAGCTTCCATTCTGGATTGAGAGTTGGAATGCGGCTTCCTCGAAGGCCAGCATCTGGGTCAAGGTGCCGAATCTTCCAACCACAGGTACCACTCTTTTTATCTATTACGGGAACCCTAATGCAGCCACGGCCTCTAACGGCAACAATGTGTTTGAGTTCTTTGATGATTTTGAAACTCCTTATGGCACGCAGACGGGATATTTTGCCCAGAGCAGTCCCACTACTGTTATGGTGCAGGACCAAACCTGGGAGGCCAATCCTCCGCACACCCTGAGCGTGGTACAGGCAAACCAAAATGGCTACACTTATTCGGGTTACTATGGCACTTACCAATGCGACGGAATTGGTATTGCTTACAGTAATGACCTTACCCACTGGACAAAGTACACCGGTAACCCGCTTATCAGCGGCGGCCGCTGGCCGACCGTGCAGCTGGTCAACGGTGTCTACTACATGCTGTATGAAAAGAACTTCTGCACCAGCAGCAGTTATATCGAGCTTGCTACCAGCACCGATGGACTCCATTTCACCGATGTGAAGCCCATTGTGAAGGCGCAATCTGGTTTAAGAAACCAGAATCCGAATCTGTTTTTTAATCCGAACGACAATCTTTGGTATTTGTACTACTATCATGGCGACGATTCATCCAACTTCAACATTTATGTAAGGAGCGCGTCTTCGATTACAGCGCTGGACACGGCTGCAACCTCGACTGTGCTGAGCTCAAAGGCGAAGATGGCTGCTCCCAGCATGTTCTACTACAACGGAAAATATTATCTTTCCACTGAGGGGACAGATCCCACGCAGCAGTGGGTCACGAATGTTTATTCAAGTAGCTCCCCGAAGTCCGGATTTACACTCGTTCCCGGAAATCCCGTCCTGGCCAATGGTGGGGCCTGCATGTTCCAGCAGGCTTTCGGAAGCACACTTTATAACTACAACTGCCAGCAGACAAATGGCGTTTGGACACTGCAATTGCGCACTGCAAGTCTTTCTGCCGGACCGCAGGCCTTCGGAACCTTTAACCCTTCCAAATGGAAGGTCAGCGGGGGTGGCGTCTGGGCAATTGTTCCTGCCACGCAGCCGGATGGAACACAGGGACATGTAGCGCAGGCGCAAACCTCATCCAGGCAGGTCCTGGTCACATCGAATTATTCCGCAGGTGATTATGTCGTGCAGGCCAGCGGCAGGGAAATTCTGGGAGATGTATGGGGAGTGGGGGTCCATGCGACGGCCTGGTCCAACTTGTATTCCGTCAATCTCTATGGAGATATGAATGGCGGCTACAACCTCTATTCGTATGGATGGTTTAACAACACCAGCGATATTGCCAACATGCAGGTGCTGCAGCTACAGGCAGGCAATATCCAGCCGAATACCTGGTACAAGATAGTTACCAAGGTCCATCAGGGAACAATTGAAGTAGACACAAACGGCCAAAGTGCGCAGGGTTCAAGTTCTACTCTGGCCACTGGTGGCGTGGCCCTTTATGCCGAAGCTGGTTCGAATGCGGAGTGGGACAATCTGCTGGTAAGAAAATATGCGGTCGTGGATCCAACTGCGTCTGTTGGGCAAGCTACTCAGGCGGGAATTTCCTCTCTGACCGTTTCTCCATCTTCTGTGCTGGGTGGTGCAACCTCGCAGGGAACAGTCACTCTGGCGATTGCCGCGCCTGCAGGCGGAGCAGTTGTTTCTCTATCCAGTACTTCTTCTTCTGCATCGGTGCCTGCCAGCGTAACGGTGCCTGCTGGCGCAACCTCTGCATCGTTTCAGATAACGACTACGTCTGTTGCCACGACAACTTCTGCAACCATTTCCGCAACCTATGGAAGCTCCGGTCAGACGGCAACACTCTCCATCAATCCATATCTCTCATCCGTGTCGATTTCGCCCTCTACCGTGCAGGGAGGAAGTCCTTCCCAGGGGACTGTTACGCTCTACGCACCTGCGCCCTCAGGCGGCGCGACGATAACTCTTTCGAGCGGCAATTCCGTTGCGTCAGTTCCGGCAAGCATCATGATTCCAGCCGGACAAACCTCAGGTGTCTTTCCGATTAACACAAGCGCGGTGAACACAACCACTGCGGCACAGATAACTGCCAGTTATTCGGGAGCAAGCGTCAGTTCGACCCTGACCATCCAGCCTCCGCTGTCATCGTTTGTCATCGCTCCATCGTCGATCCTTGCCGGCGCAACAACCCAAGGGACGATAACTCTTGGCAGTCCGGCTCCATCAACAGGAGCAACCGTTTCTCTAAGCAGTAATAACGCCGCAGCAAGTGTGCCTGCTGCGGTTACGGTCCCGGCAGGTGCGTCTTCAGCTAACTTTACAATCAGCGGCGGACCCACGGCTGTGAGCGTTCTTGCTACGATCACAGCTTCTTACATGGGCAGTACCCAGACAGCATCTATTACAGTGCTGCCCGTGCTGGCGTCGCTTTCCTTGAGCCAGAATAATATTTTTGGTGGAAATACCACGCAGGGAACGGTGACGCTCAATGGGGCAGCACCCAGCGGTGGTACAGTAGTGAATCTGTCGAGTGACAACAGTGCTGCATCTGTTCCTGCAACTGTGGCGATTGCAGCCGGGGCCACAAGCGCAACCTTTACGGTAACGACAACAACGGTCTCTGCCAATACGACAGCCAATATCATAGCTTCCAGTCTGGGGTCGTCAAGTACGGCCAGCCTTACGATTGCTCCGGCCTCAGGGAACTGGTTCTCGCCTTCCTGGCAATATCGCAGTGCCGTGACAATCACGAACTCGAACGGATCGACGCTCTCCAACTTCCAGGTAAAGGTGCAGCTTGGTTCGAACTTTGACTTTACGAAGGCAGCAGCGAACGGTGCGGACATCCGCTTTACGGCATCGGACGGGCTGACGGCAATCCCGTTCTGGATTGAGAGCTGGAATAGTACGAGTGCGGTCCTCTGGGTCAATGTGCCTTCAATCCCCACTACAGGGACAACCATTTTCATGTACTATGGCAATCCCTCGGCAACCACGGCATCTAATGGCCCTGCAACCTTTCTCTTCTTTGATGATTTCAGTGAAGGCAATATCAATTCGAGCAACTGGACTGCTTCCGGCGGAACATGGTCCGTTGTTTCCGATACAAATGAAAATGGCGTAATGTCCTCCGTAGCCCAGGGAATTACTACGAACCGGCAAATTCTTTACTCGACGTATTCCGGAACGAATTATGTTGCGGACGTTTTTGGCAAGCAGACCGCAGGGCGCGTCTGGGGACTCGGTGTTCGCGCCACCAATGGCTCGAATCTGTACTCAATCAATCTCTATGATGACCTGAATGGCGGTACAAATCTGTATGCCTATAGCTGGGTAAACAATTCAGGGGGAAATGCTACAGCGACCCTGGGTGGCGGCAATGCGGGAACGATCACTGCAAACACGTGGAACCGTCTCACCGCAAAAGTACACGGAAACGTGATCGACATCCTTGCGAATAATGTCCCGGTTGTTTCCGTAACAGATAGTTCCAATGCATTACCTTCAGGCGGAATCGCGCTGTATGGCGAAACTGGTTCCACCGCCGAATTTGAAAATGTACTCGTGAGGCAGTACGCTGCTACCGAGCCAGCCACAAGCGTAGGCCCAATCACAACCCAGGGCGGAGGAACCATTGGAGGCGGCGGTGGCAATGCTCGCGTCTATCGCATTTGTCTTACCCAGGCTGAGGTCAACGGTGGAGCAGCTTCGCCGGCCACCTGTACTCTGCCCAGCGGAGTAACTGTACCTGCCGGACACGGCGTGGTGGTCTTCGTCTCGTTCCCCAGCACAACAACCATTGCCACCAATGCTGTGTCAGACACAGAAGGCAATACCTATACTTACCTGACAACACAGCAGGACGAAGGCACAGCAGACACAATCTGGGCCTGGTCCTCGGTGCTCAAAAATCCCCTGAATGCGGGAGACATCATTACATTGGTGCCGCCACAATTCTGGGGTGCATGGAATCTCTATGTTTATGATATCGGTCCGGTAACCGCAACAGATACCTATGCTGCCGATCCCCTTTACTACAACACGTCCTGGACACTTGGTCCCACTTCCGCCACTACAGGGACCAAAGACGTCTGCATTGGTGCCGCTGGTGTAAATCAAGTGCCCACGCCTCCGATATCAGACTTCTCGGTTACAAATAACTTCACGCTGCTCGATGTTACAAACTTCCATAATCCACAAAGTGCGAATTATCCAGGTAAAAACCTGGTGACGATGTGGGGTGAGGTCCCATCCGGAACGCAGGCCTCAACGACGCTGACCAGTACAATCGGCCCTGACACGGGAGCCGCAATTCTGGGTTGCTGGATAGAAGCATCCACCACGCAACAATCTCAGACGCAAGCAAAACTTCAATTGCAACCAAGCGCAGTCAACTTCCCCGCTACAGTTATCGGCAACACAACACCTACACAGACTGTCACCGTCGCGAATGTAGGAAATAGCAGTGCAACATTGCAATCGTCCACTGTCAGCGGTGATTTCACAATTAGCGGGAACACCTGCGGAACGTCCGTAGCGCCGAGCGCCAGTTGTACGGTCGCAGTTGCTTTTGCTCCGAAACTCTCCGGAACGCGGACAGGAACATTAAGCATCCAGGATGCGGAAGGTAGCCATCTGGTAGCGCTTTCTGGAAATGGTTTGACGCAGGCAACGGCAGATCTCTCGGCATCCATGCTGACCTTTCCCTCTCCTGTAATCGTTGGAAATAAGAGCACGTCCCAGGTATTGACGTTGACTAATAATGGTGATGCGTCACTGGAGCAGGTGACCGTTAGCCTCTCCGGAGATTTCACCATGGACAATGGTTGCGCTCCACAACTTGCAGGCCATACGTCCTGTCCGGTGTCGGTAACTTTTGTTCCGACACATAGTGGTGTAGAAGAGGGAGTGCTTCAGGTAAGTACAGTCTTTGGTGCCCAGGAAGTCAGGCTTTCCGGCACAGGGCTTTCTCCGCCACTCCTTTCGCTGAGTTCAACTCTCTCAGGTTTTGGCGGACAAGGAATTAATACAACCAGTAGCCCCCAACAGATTACCCTGGTCAACAACGGAGGCGCCCCAGTTACGGCGCTGAGTTTTACGATAAGTGGCGATTTTGCGGTTGCCAGCAATACATGCCCCGCAGGAAGCTCACTGGCAGTGAGCAGCTCCTGCATCCTGGGTATTACTTTTACTCCAACACAAACAGGAAGCCGTACCGGAATGCTGACCGTATCCGGCACTAATCTAGCCTCATCTTTGGTCGTACCGCTTCAAGGCACAGGGGTTGATTTTCTGCTTGCCGTCATTGGCCAATCTTCGCAAATCTTGACCAGCGGTCAGGCTGCAAATTATCAATTGCAATTTACGTTTGTAGGCGCATCGAATGATAAGCCGAGTTTTACTTGCTCTGGCCTTCCGAAAAATACAATTTGTACTGTGCAGCAGCTAGGGAGTGCGGCGGCCTCCGCGAATGGGCAAACCTTTAATGCGGTTGTGAGTATTGGTCCTCAATCGACTGCAAGATCTTTTGAGACGACCGCATTCAGTCTGGCAGTCTTTCTCCCATTTCTCACAGGGTTGAAACGGCGCCGCTATCTTATGCGCACCATGTTATTTTGCCTGGTCTCTGGGATATTGTTAGCATCCCTGGCCTGTGGTATTCAGCCCGGAAGCTTTACAGCGCCAGCAGGGTTGCAGGCCGGCACTTACACAGTCCAGATCCATGCGACGCTGGATGGTCTGACGAAAAGTGTGCCTGTCACATTGATTGTGCGATAG
- a CDS encoding oligosaccharide flippase family protein, with product MSHNPLGRRLAHGAFWTLLGTVASRVLAIPVSVILARWMGPSHYGELGVINNSVDLFIVFAGFGLGLTATKHVAELRATDPERAGRILALSTVTAGFTATITAIVLYVAAPYLAAHTLNAPQLTGSLRIGSLILLLAAINGAQQGALYGFEAFRTTAKIQAIVGLLNLPFSLIGYWADGLNGVLWGMVASRGADWFLRRLALLEESRKSGVPLRLQGWTQELHVLWKYSVPALLSGVMVAPVNWICAAMLVNQPKGYAQMGIYNAANQWYGALLFLPTVLGSGLLPLLSERMGNKDSHSSGKVLLFMLRLNAVIVLPAAFLGSALSPWIMRLYGPAYAHGWSTLVAVLFTAAIFAVLIPVGDVIAASGRMWTGMVMNAGWAAVFIASTLLLVHRGAFGLGLARLLAYLAHATWTIAFAWLLIARAKSAERKQMSSSIVPAETSAI from the coding sequence ATGAGTCATAATCCTCTGGGGCGGCGTCTTGCGCATGGCGCGTTCTGGACGCTCCTCGGTACCGTTGCCTCACGTGTCCTTGCGATTCCGGTTTCTGTAATTCTTGCCCGGTGGATGGGGCCGTCGCACTATGGCGAGCTTGGCGTCATCAACAACAGCGTGGATCTTTTTATTGTATTTGCGGGGTTCGGACTGGGGCTGACCGCGACAAAACATGTGGCCGAACTGCGGGCCACAGACCCAGAACGTGCAGGGCGGATATTGGCGCTCTCCACTGTAACTGCGGGATTTACCGCGACCATTACGGCCATCGTGCTCTATGTGGCCGCGCCGTATCTGGCAGCCCATACGCTGAACGCTCCACAGCTCACAGGATCGCTGCGCATCGGTTCTTTGATTCTGCTGCTGGCCGCCATCAATGGAGCCCAACAGGGCGCTCTTTACGGGTTTGAGGCGTTTCGCACAACCGCAAAGATACAGGCGATTGTAGGTCTTTTAAACCTTCCGTTCAGCCTGATTGGCTATTGGGCCGATGGGCTGAACGGCGTACTTTGGGGTATGGTGGCCAGCCGCGGTGCAGACTGGTTTCTCCGTCGTCTTGCTTTGCTTGAGGAGTCGCGCAAGAGCGGTGTTCCGCTTCGCCTGCAGGGTTGGACACAGGAGCTCCATGTTCTATGGAAGTACAGCGTTCCGGCGCTTTTATCGGGTGTCATGGTTGCACCAGTGAACTGGATCTGTGCTGCGATGCTGGTAAACCAGCCCAAAGGTTATGCGCAAATGGGCATCTATAACGCTGCGAACCAGTGGTACGGTGCTTTGCTTTTTCTGCCGACTGTCCTTGGCAGTGGATTATTGCCGCTGCTCTCTGAGCGCATGGGAAACAAAGACAGCCATTCTTCGGGAAAAGTTTTGCTCTTTATGCTGCGTCTGAATGCGGTGATTGTGCTGCCTGCGGCATTCCTGGGCTCGGCCCTGAGTCCATGGATCATGCGACTTTACGGACCGGCGTATGCACATGGTTGGTCCACGCTTGTTGCGGTCCTGTTTACCGCCGCCATTTTTGCTGTGCTCATTCCGGTTGGAGATGTCATCGCGGCATCCGGGCGCATGTGGACGGGCATGGTCATGAATGCCGGCTGGGCTGCAGTGTTTATTGCGAGCACCCTGCTGCTTGTCCATCGTGGGGCCTTCGGACTTGGGCTTGCAAGGCTCCTGGCCTACTTGGCACATGCCACTTGGACCATAGCGTTTGCATGGCTCTTGATTGCGCGCGCGAAATCCGCAGAGCGGAAACAGATGTCTTCTTCCATTGTCCCTGCCGAGACAAGCGCGATCTAG